A window of the Agrococcus jejuensis genome harbors these coding sequences:
- a CDS encoding adenosine deaminase: MDRILLDGVDIGALPKVSLHDHLDGGLRPQTIIEIADEIGLELPAKDADALGDWFAESADSGSLVDYLKTFDVTTAVMQTEGALVRIAREFVLDLADDGVVHGEIRWAPEQHLTRGLSLDAAVEAVQAGLDEGVALVRSRGRRIQVGQLVSAMRHLDRWTEIAELAIRHRDRGVVGFDIAGPEDGFPPSRHSEAFDLLSRAHMPVTVHAGEAAGIDSIRDALFAGRTLRLGHGVRIAEDITVDDRGDDLLVELGATAEWVRSRQIPLELSPSSNLQTGAIAAFGDQLDDHPFDLLYQLGFRVTVNTDNRLQSDTSLTNELALLAETFEYDLDDLEQLQVNAARSTFLPVEERDDLVEHITDVFDELR; encoded by the coding sequence GTGGACCGCATCCTGCTCGACGGCGTGGACATCGGCGCGCTGCCGAAGGTGAGCCTGCACGACCACCTCGACGGTGGCCTCAGGCCGCAGACGATCATCGAGATCGCCGACGAGATCGGCCTCGAGCTCCCCGCGAAGGACGCCGACGCGCTCGGCGACTGGTTCGCCGAGTCCGCCGACTCCGGCTCGCTCGTCGACTACCTCAAGACGTTCGACGTCACGACGGCCGTCATGCAGACCGAGGGCGCGCTCGTGCGCATCGCCCGCGAGTTCGTGCTCGACCTCGCCGACGACGGCGTCGTGCACGGCGAGATCCGCTGGGCGCCCGAGCAGCACCTCACGCGCGGCCTGTCGCTCGACGCCGCCGTCGAGGCGGTGCAGGCGGGCCTCGACGAGGGCGTCGCGCTCGTGCGCTCGCGCGGCCGCCGCATCCAGGTCGGGCAGCTCGTGTCGGCCATGCGCCACCTCGACCGCTGGACCGAGATCGCCGAGCTCGCCATCCGCCACCGCGACCGCGGCGTCGTCGGCTTCGACATCGCCGGCCCCGAGGACGGCTTCCCGCCCTCGCGCCACTCGGAGGCGTTCGACCTGCTGTCGCGCGCCCACATGCCCGTCACGGTGCACGCCGGCGAGGCCGCTGGCATCGACTCCATCCGCGACGCGCTCTTCGCCGGCCGCACGCTGCGCCTCGGCCACGGCGTGCGCATCGCGGAGGACATCACGGTCGACGACCGCGGCGACGACCTGCTCGTCGAGCTCGGCGCGACCGCCGAGTGGGTGCGCTCGCGGCAGATCCCGCTCGAGCTCAGCCCCTCGTCGAACCTGCAGACCGGTGCGATCGCGGCGTTCGGCGACCAGCTCGACGACCACCCGTTCGACCTGCTGTACCAGCTCGGGTTCCGCGTCACGGTGAACACCGACAACCGCCTGCAGTCCGACACGTCGCTCACGAACGAGCTCGCGCTGCTCGCGGAGACGTTCGAGTACGACCTCGACGACCTCGAGCAGCTGCAGGTCAACGCGGCCCGGTCGACGTTCCTGCCCGTCGAGGAGCGCGACGACCTCGTCGAGCACATCACGGACGTCTTCGACGAGCTGCGATGA